One stretch of Oceanipulchritudo coccoides DNA includes these proteins:
- a CDS encoding sugar transferase, with amino-acid sequence MKRILDLLLVLVALPFWLPLFILLWLTVRIKLGSPAFFRQKRAGKDGKSFEIIKFRTMRDLRDSDHKLLPDEARLTPFGKRLRSLSLDELPELFNVLCGDMSLVGPRPLPVVYLDRYSTEQARRHECRPGITGWAQVNGRNQVDWDERFQMDVWYVDHAGLLLDLKILWKTVSTVFSREGISAENTVTMHEFTGPGTSTGGRSLNSVPPQSPDPSHKTE; translated from the coding sequence ATGAAACGTATCCTCGATCTTTTGCTTGTTCTCGTCGCGCTGCCATTCTGGCTTCCCCTGTTTATACTGCTTTGGCTGACTGTGCGGATAAAACTGGGGAGCCCGGCATTCTTTCGTCAGAAACGGGCAGGAAAAGACGGTAAGTCGTTTGAAATTATCAAGTTCCGCACAATGCGTGATCTCCGGGACAGTGATCACAAGCTGCTCCCGGACGAGGCCCGCCTGACGCCATTCGGCAAGCGCCTGAGGAGCCTTTCCCTGGATGAGCTCCCGGAGCTCTTCAATGTCCTTTGCGGGGACATGAGCCTCGTCGGACCACGGCCTTTGCCGGTGGTTTATCTCGACAGGTATTCCACAGAGCAGGCCCGCCGGCATGAATGCCGGCCCGGTATCACGGGTTGGGCCCAGGTCAACGGGCGTAATCAGGTGGACTGGGACGAGCGGTTCCAGATGGATGTCTGGTATGTTGACCATGCCGGGCTTCTTCTGGATTTAAAGATCCTCTGGAAAACAGTCTCGACGGTCTTCTCGCGCGAGGGCATCTCCGCGGAGAATACTGTGACAATGCACGAATTTACGGGACCCGGGACTTCAACTGGAGGACGCTCGCTGAATTCAGTACCGCCTCAGAGCCCGGATCCATCTCATAAAACCGAATAA
- a CDS encoding DUF4838 domain-containing protein, whose translation MRSGIALFLATVAAGSLDARLPDGYETLYLSPHASNEVKEAAGELAQLMEQQFGTAPKVARLPMWGARNGIIIGPDANHEAFDENPLTDEVRVARTRHGLEITGSDNPSTCFAVFRFAEQFLGWRYYQPGETGLERLDSPPEAPSVQGADEVLLFERPSYLSRNPYSLGRAQEGPDWGSWHGLRERFYYNHTLHRVLPPTEFDRHPEWFAKDENGKPMRPPYYPKVHGYNDHPDLSRPEVRQWAIEATLDAIEAATSFQRSGTKVTSTYPPVRQSRGVLSVSASLGDSFVFGHFGEDYPWKPEGYFRRWPDWSNHVFAYSNAVAEGIEHGLQQGTWKSQSRPDLYIGTLAYLNWENVPDFPIHPSIVPYLTFDRSQWYDEAAKADDLQNVEAWNKTAAPFLGTWDYLFGYGFIIPRSMTEIVSESIPALHERGVRAYFCQIAAIWPYDGHTNWLLARLLWDVDSDPSDLLDEYFTEFYGPAAEPMRAFFAHAEKLWMEQPGSGWWLRHWKDPWQAGLWKQEDLALCRNLLEEALEKAKSFQRVESGLQANRFAKRIEPTRQLFAFTEAFHEYQSLCWKLQGNDWDSASREALLTGIQTAKAASEARSRMITLRDKAVRTFPLAARASDLQWVFRYDSLGANMAALLTNLVSRFQEEQASKITEALLSDWTTSQGIQWDPGREIKPVQVLNDRSFEHVENPRIWHRQFMDSEGIVQKARKNPNGFIAGNVRRGHLYQLFAATPGNYYLGKVDVETRQSLTGEVYIRIDFFNKEHALLAESPRARIAPVEMAGTRQTVRALMQAPPDAAYGRLFIRFYEMDPGSEAVLNSASVLQLKSRVP comes from the coding sequence ATGCGCTCGGGGATCGCCCTTTTTCTGGCCACCGTGGCCGCAGGCTCGCTCGATGCCAGGTTACCGGATGGATACGAGACTCTTTACCTGAGTCCGCATGCTTCGAATGAAGTAAAGGAGGCCGCGGGCGAGTTGGCGCAACTCATGGAACAGCAGTTTGGGACGGCCCCGAAAGTTGCCAGACTGCCCATGTGGGGTGCGAGGAATGGAATCATTATTGGGCCGGATGCGAACCATGAGGCATTCGACGAGAATCCACTGACCGACGAAGTCCGGGTTGCACGCACCCGCCACGGTCTGGAAATCACCGGGTCGGACAATCCCAGTACCTGTTTTGCGGTGTTCCGCTTTGCCGAGCAGTTTCTTGGCTGGCGCTATTACCAGCCGGGTGAAACAGGGTTGGAACGGTTGGATTCACCACCGGAAGCACCATCCGTTCAAGGAGCGGACGAAGTCCTCCTTTTCGAAAGACCTTCCTATTTGAGCCGCAACCCGTATTCCCTTGGCCGCGCACAGGAAGGCCCGGACTGGGGCTCATGGCATGGCTTGAGGGAGCGCTTTTACTACAACCATACGCTGCACCGCGTGCTACCGCCAACGGAGTTTGACCGGCATCCCGAGTGGTTTGCCAAGGATGAAAACGGGAAGCCAATGCGTCCACCTTACTATCCGAAGGTCCATGGCTACAATGACCATCCGGATCTTTCGAGGCCTGAGGTCAGGCAATGGGCAATCGAAGCAACGCTTGATGCGATCGAAGCCGCGACTTCCTTCCAACGATCCGGGACAAAAGTGACTAGCACCTATCCGCCGGTGCGGCAATCCCGTGGCGTGCTCTCGGTGAGTGCCAGCCTCGGGGATTCCTTCGTATTCGGGCATTTTGGTGAAGATTACCCGTGGAAACCCGAAGGATATTTTCGCCGCTGGCCCGACTGGAGCAACCATGTCTTCGCATACAGCAATGCTGTCGCGGAAGGAATTGAGCATGGACTGCAGCAGGGAACCTGGAAAAGCCAATCCAGACCGGATCTGTACATCGGCACCCTCGCCTATTTGAACTGGGAGAATGTTCCGGATTTCCCGATTCATCCATCCATTGTTCCATACCTGACCTTTGACCGAAGCCAATGGTATGATGAAGCAGCCAAGGCTGACGATCTGCAAAATGTCGAGGCGTGGAACAAGACTGCCGCCCCTTTCCTCGGCACATGGGATTATCTATTCGGGTATGGATTCATTATTCCACGGTCGATGACGGAGATTGTCAGCGAATCGATTCCCGCCCTTCACGAGCGGGGAGTGAGGGCTTATTTCTGCCAGATCGCCGCAATCTGGCCCTACGATGGCCATACCAACTGGCTGCTGGCGAGGTTACTTTGGGATGTCGATAGCGATCCTTCCGACCTCCTCGATGAATATTTCACGGAGTTCTACGGGCCTGCGGCGGAACCCATGCGCGCATTTTTCGCCCATGCGGAAAAGCTCTGGATGGAGCAACCGGGCAGTGGGTGGTGGCTCAGGCACTGGAAGGATCCCTGGCAAGCAGGGCTCTGGAAGCAGGAGGACCTCGCCCTCTGCCGGAACCTGCTCGAGGAAGCCCTTGAGAAGGCGAAGTCCTTTCAGCGTGTGGAAAGTGGGTTGCAGGCCAATCGATTTGCCAAACGGATTGAGCCAACCCGGCAACTATTCGCCTTCACAGAAGCCTTCCATGAATATCAATCCCTCTGCTGGAAACTGCAGGGCAATGATTGGGATTCCGCCTCCCGGGAGGCCCTTCTGACCGGAATCCAAACGGCCAAAGCCGCTTCCGAGGCAAGATCACGCATGATTACTCTCCGCGACAAGGCGGTCCGCACATTTCCACTGGCTGCCCGTGCAAGCGATCTTCAATGGGTGTTCCGTTATGATTCACTTGGGGCAAACATGGCCGCTCTCCTGACAAATCTGGTTTCCCGCTTTCAGGAGGAGCAAGCGTCGAAAATCACGGAAGCGCTCTTGTCCGATTGGACCACGTCACAAGGCATCCAATGGGATCCTGGTAGGGAAATTAAACCCGTGCAGGTCTTGAACGACCGGAGTTTTGAACATGTTGAAAATCCAAGAATCTGGCATCGCCAATTCATGGATTCGGAAGGCATAGTGCAAAAAGCTCGGAAAAACCCGAATGGGTTCATCGCCGGGAATGTCCGCCGGGGTCATCTGTACCAGTTGTTTGCCGCGACTCCGGGAAATTACTATCTGGGAAAAGTCGATGTGGAGACCCGGCAGTCATTGACAGGCGAGGTCTATATCCGGATCGACTTTTTCAACAAGGAGCATGCGCTGCTGGCTGAATCCCCACGGGCAAGGATCGCACCGGTTGAAATGGCAGGCACCCGGCAAACCGTCCGTGCCTTGATGCAGGCCCCGCCTGATGCGGCATATGGACGGCTCTTTATTCGGTTTTATGAGATGGATCCGGGCTCTGAGGCGGTACTGAATTCAGCGAGCGTCCTCCAGTTGAAGTCCCGGGTCCCGTAA
- a CDS encoding AI-2E family transporter, which translates to MKINLAASVAILLTFAFAILTLGKDLIIPMVLGIFIWYLINILADSILKIKLGGIGLPRFIAFLLALVIILGSLTLLTNVISTSINNVIRSAPAYQENIDSLLDRGAQWVGLSESPQLKELLHKIDLTKIIQNLGVTLAGFIGSAGLILVYTLFIFLEQKCFMPKIDRMLNEDSQRKKVHRMLERVYNDTKTYIGIKTLTSLLTGFVSYAIMKSVGLDFAVFWALLIFLFNYIPTIGSIVATFFPSILALVQFPTLTPFLVVVIGVAATQVVVGNILEPRLMGTTLNLSPLVILISLALWGTVWGIPGAILCVPITVVLAIICSNFEKTRPIAILLSKDGEIRPEG; encoded by the coding sequence ATGAAGATCAACTTAGCCGCTTCTGTCGCCATTCTGCTGACCTTTGCCTTCGCCATTCTCACCCTTGGGAAAGACCTCATCATCCCGATGGTGCTCGGGATCTTTATCTGGTATCTGATCAACATCCTCGCCGATTCGATCCTGAAAATCAAATTGGGCGGGATTGGCCTTCCGCGCTTCATTGCCTTCCTGCTCGCTCTGGTGATTATCCTTGGATCCCTCACCCTTCTGACAAATGTCATCAGCACGAGCATCAACAATGTCATCCGTTCCGCCCCCGCATACCAGGAAAACATTGATTCTCTTCTCGACCGCGGGGCGCAGTGGGTCGGCCTCTCGGAATCGCCTCAATTGAAGGAGCTCCTGCACAAGATTGATTTAACCAAGATCATCCAGAATCTCGGAGTGACCCTGGCAGGTTTCATTGGCAGCGCAGGCCTGATTCTGGTCTACACACTGTTTATCTTTCTCGAGCAAAAGTGCTTCATGCCGAAAATCGACCGGATGCTGAATGAAGATTCCCAGCGGAAGAAAGTTCACCGCATGCTGGAGCGGGTCTACAATGACACCAAGACGTATATTGGGATCAAGACCCTGACCAGTTTGCTGACCGGCTTTGTCAGCTACGCCATCATGAAAAGCGTCGGTCTTGATTTTGCCGTGTTCTGGGCCCTCCTGATTTTCCTTTTCAACTACATCCCGACAATTGGATCAATTGTCGCCACGTTCTTTCCGTCCATTCTGGCGCTTGTCCAGTTCCCCACCCTCACTCCCTTCCTTGTGGTTGTCATCGGAGTCGCGGCAACGCAGGTTGTTGTCGGGAATATTCTCGAACCGCGCCTGATGGGAACAACCCTTAACCTGAGCCCGCTGGTTATCCTGATCTCGCTGGCCCTGTGGGGAACTGTTTGGGGGATTCCGGGTGCCATTCTCTGTGTGCCTATCACGGTTGTCCTGGCGATTATCTGCAGCAATTTTGAGAAAACGCGCCCGATTGCCATTCTCCTCTCGAAGGATGGCGAAATCCGGCCAGAAGGGTGA